tgagtCCGCGCAAAAAGTGGAagtttttatcttttttgaACAAATTCGTGGATTTTGTGATAAAGATAAAGGCGATTAGagcaaattagcatcatttgcaactcccgTCGTTGTTCCCTTTGCAAAAGTTCAtcaaaaaagtgtaaaaaactTGGAAAACCGCAGCGGGAAAGATCTCCAAAAAGACGCgccacgaaaaaggattctaaatcctTTTCCAACACAATCGGAACCAACTCCGGTGTGTACAGAAATCTGTGGCGGAGATCCAGGTGCCTGGAATGCCGAAACGCAAAGCAAGCAGTtacgtggaggaggaggacaatTATCTGGACGATCTGGTGCGGGATAAGCAGAACAACCAACCGTCCACCAGCAAACACACGCTCGACTcggacgaagaggacgacagCGGTGATGACGCACCGTAAGTtagtggagggagggagggtatGGGATGCTAGTTTTGGCTATCCGAAAGGGACCCTCCTGATCGTACACAAATCCTTTCCAGATATAATGTGCTGGACGATAACGAGATTATGGGAGAGGAAGATGGAATCGCGCGCACCGACGGCGAAACGAAAATTACTCCTTTCAACATGAAGGAGGAGATGGAAGAGGGCCACTTTGATGCGGACGGACACTATCTGTGGAAGAAGACGGCGGAGGTGAAGGACCACTGGTTGGATAACATTGACTGGGTGAAGCTCAAGAACGATCCGAACTACAAGGAGCGACCGGATAAGGGCGATAACAGGGGGTTGGGCGATTCTTCCGACTCAGACTCAGAGGATGAGGCCAAAAAGAGGCCAAAGTTTGACGATATTGCCATCTACCGACAGATGCTGGAGCTGATGGAACCGAAGGAAACGGTCAAACGAGCACTACAACGGTTGGGCAAGGGAACGGCAAAACTAACGACGGCCCAGCGTTGGAAATTGAAGAAAGCCGGCCAGGCACCGGACGAATCGAGCGCCAAGATTACCAAGCTGACCGCCCTTTCAAACGATATCCTCACCAACAGTGGCAACATGGATGTGTACGAGGAAACGTTCGAAATGATCCAGCGAAAGCTTACGGTTGCGCAGCGCAAGGACGATGCCAAATCCCTGCCCGCTGATGAGTTGGACATGTACGCCGATGATTTCGATACGCGCGAGAAGAGCAAACTGGATGGCGCTTCCGCAGAGAGCAGTGAACAGCAACCGAAAGGCACAGAAGATGAGAAAGGTGCTCCCAAGCAAACCGCCACCGATGGTGCCGACGGTGAGGAAGGCGAAAAGCAGGAAACCCGGCTCATGTGGGAGTACAAGGAGCAACAGGATGCGGAAACGGTACACGGACCGTTCACCACCGAACAGATGCAAACGTACGCCGATGAAGGGCGTTTCAGTAGTGGGGCTTTTGTGCGCAAGGTTGGCGCCGATGATGGCAGGTTCTATTCCGCCGCAcgtatcgatttcgatttgtaCTTGTAAAACTGTAATGCCgaatgaaaagaatgaaaaatgcataTTACTTACCAACTACTACAACACaccattcgtttcgttctatGGTTTCCCCTCGCGCGCCGATTTTCACCAcgcatttttcgatttttcgtcTAAATGATGATCTTCAACAGGAAactttattgtaaaaaaaaaacatgtttatcAAAAACTTATCGCTCGTTAGCCCCTCTTCGTGGTGATGTACGCTTACAAACTAATTTTCCCGCCGCAGTGCCGCCAGGTATTCGAAGTCGATCGCGACTCGAGTGGACAGAGAGCCCTTGGATTTGAGAATTCTTTGTCTGTCTATTCCGACTTATCGGTGAGCATGCACAGCAGGCGGCCTAAGAATGCCCGATTGCTATTCGAATTATTGTTACCTTTCGTAGCGAGACTCGGCTCGGTTCAGTGCGAAGTGCTCTCTTCCTTTGCTACACTTACATAAGCTTTCAGTTCAAGGTGGTCTAtcaaaaagacaaaaaatgaTCTATGCTCTTCGACAATAAATGCTCAAGCGCACACAGTAACTGTAATACTAATTCGTAGTCATGGGTTTCCCAAATCTCATAATCTCACCTACTCTTGTCTAACTGCCTGCGCTTAGATTCTATTTGTGCCCGATTTCCTCACACTGTGCATTTGAGTCTGCCACTTCGTTTACAAACTAAATCTAGGGCTAGTGGTTTAAATAGTTGTATCAAAaacaatgaatgaaaaacagaACTTTGAGAAAGAACGAATTAAAATGCGtgcaaaatgaaagaaaagtgCCCGTGAGCGATTAAATAAGTCTATCCAATAGTAAATGAAATATCAAAATATAGAGATAGAGCGATAGAGAGGGTGGACACACATTTGTAGTAAAGTtaagtaataaaataaaactggAATGAGAGGGCAGCCCGTTACGGATATGGGCCGGCGTCCCAGACGGCCTGTACTGGCCATCACGTACAGGCCATCAGTATTTTGCGAGTCTCTGCAGCGATCGACGACTCTGGCGTGTGCAGGCCACATTCGGACGGCCCTGCTCTTCCTTGCTCGGCGAGTTCGGGGCAAGCTCGAGGCAAAATCGATCTGGATGCGGTTCGCCGCAGCACTGGATACAGAACTGATACCCGCATCTCATTCCGCTGCAGATGGCATAATCGCACAGCGAATCACGATCACGAGTACCACCCCCAGCAACACCGTCCGCAACCGTTTCAGCCGCTGCCATCGTCAATGCATCGTCGACGCTCTTGGTCCTTCCGCCGCCGTTCATGCTGCGTAGTCTCATGCGGGCGTTGGCTTGGTTGCCACCGCTAGTGTTGAACAGATCACGCCGTACGCGAGCGGGagagttgctgttgttattcgATTCCGGTAGGGTGTACGATTTTTCTAAACGAGCGCCATTTGCACGCCCGGATCTCCGACCGTAAATGATGCGACTCGGTTTTTTGCAGCGAGGACAAGGCGTAAGTCTCTCCGATTCTTTCAGATGCGATACAACCTGCAACGAGAACAGCAGAACGGACGGTATTAGAAAATCGCTAAAGAATTTTAAATTCCCCCTGTCTATTAATATCATTCCCACCACTGTACGCAgttttgtgtgcgtgagaAATTCCCCGTTGATGGTGTTAGTGAGTGAACCGTCATTTTGAATTGCGAAACGGTTTTAGGTTTTCCTAGCAGGCGTCCTCGCGTAAAAAGAGTTTTTTTGTAGTTAAATGTTTGTGGTTTGGTGATTTAGTGTAAAGATCCCGTTTTTCCGTCCGCGCGGATGTCGTTGCGGGCCGAAACTTATCTGGCGCTGTGCCtgatcgatgcgatcgatgacAGCAATCTCGACGCGGTTCGGCTGCTCCTCGAAAAACATAATGCAAATCCGAACTCGATGATCCTGGAGAAGGCCGTCGCGCCGATTCATCTGGTGATTGGGGCCGATCATGAAACATTCGCAGAAAAGGCCACCTCGCTAATGCTGCAGTTCGGTGGCAACGCCAACCTGCCCTCTGTTGAGCAGCGTCTCACTCCTCTTCACGTCGCGGCGAGCCTCGGCCGAGCTTCGATCGCGCGGCTGTTGTTGAACGCCGGCGGAAATGTGGAGTTGCAAGACGACGAGGATCGGACGCCGATCGAACATGCCATCGAAGAGGGCCACTACgatgtgctggtgttgctgaaaAACCACGTCTTTGAGCAGAAAATCGAACGCCGGCGAAAGAAACTGCTGCaggaacaagaacaacaacagcagcagctgtgtccaccaccggcggccgaGATGAGCTCGGTGCTCGCCTCTCCGAGCATGCATCTGCGGAAGGGCTTTGCCGGGAAGATGGCTCAGCATTCGGGTAAATCGTTATCGGTCCTGCAGGAGCTGGATGACAACGTACTGACCCCGAACAAGATCCACTATAACTTTGATGTTACTAGCCCATATTACGTCAACATCACGCACCGACGAAGGGACCGTGGAAATCATGACTCGGTAAGCCAAACGCTGTTTCTGCCGGAGGGTAAAGAGAACAgcacaccaccggcggccgccCAGTGCGATGATAAAGATTATGGTTCCCCGCCGCCATCGGCTCCGAAACGGACGAATCTGTTCGAGCTGACGGAACGAAATCTGAAAAACTTTacgcgcgacgacgatgagcggGGTAGTGGCGGTCGGCGCCGCTCTTCCTTCATCGAATGCTGGAGGCAGCAGATCGCTGACTTGCGGGATCGTAATCGGATCAGCCGTCGGATGGATGATATTGAGCGAATTCTCAGTAGTTTCACGGAAAACCCGAACCAAACGGCCTACACCGATGCGGTAGATGAG
This sequence is a window from Anopheles darlingi chromosome 3, idAnoDarlMG_H_01, whole genome shotgun sequence. Protein-coding genes within it:
- the LOC125953664 gene encoding CD2 antigen cytoplasmic tail-binding protein 2 homolog, with the translated sequence MPKRKASSYVEEEDNYLDDLVRDKQNNQPSTSKHTLDSDEEDDSGDDAPYNVLDDNEIMGEEDGIARTDGETKITPFNMKEEMEEGHFDADGHYLWKKTAEVKDHWLDNIDWVKLKNDPNYKERPDKGDNRGLGDSSDSDSEDEAKKRPKFDDIAIYRQMLELMEPKETVKRALQRLGKGTAKLTTAQRWKLKKAGQAPDESSAKITKLTALSNDILTNSGNMDVYEETFEMIQRKLTVAQRKDDAKSLPADELDMYADDFDTREKSKLDGASAESSEQQPKGTEDEKGAPKQTATDGADGEEGEKQETRLMWEYKEQQDAETVHGPFTTEQMQTYADEGRFSSGAFVRKVGADDGRFYSAARIDFDLYL